The Halobacteriovorax sp. HLS DNA segment GAATTAAATGCCCAAACATTGAAGATTTAATAAATTTCTTATCTATATTACTCTTAATTTTCCTATCGTGAAATTTTTTTAACAAGCTCCAGTGAATGTTTGGATTGTAATGATGAGCCGTGTGATAGCCACCGTTTAAGAAAATCAAATTCTCAAATGGATTTATATAATTATTACTTAGAGTATAACGATTGCTAGGGTCTGTGTTTTTATGAAATATAAGATTAGTTAGAACCAAAAACATATTTCCGAAGTACCAAGGAATTAGAACGTAAAATATAAACTTTTGCCAGTCTAAAAAAAGTGCAAGAAGTATAATTACAACTAAGAGAAAATTCTCAACTCGTCGTTGGAAATTAAATTTCTCTCCCATTGATGTATATAGAGATTTTGCACCTATTCTAAATCTCGATATTGTTTTTCTTATGTAAACAAAAGGACGAAGGGGAATAGGTCCATATCCTTCGTTACTCGGTGAAAACCAATCATCTTCTGAACCTTCGTACTTATGATGATTTATATTGTGAATAACTTTGATAAATATTGCGGAAGCGCCTCTGTTTATTGTTAACCAAAAATCAAAGAATATATTCAAACTTTTAGGACCAAAGGTTGCGACGTGGGCATGATTATGATTAATAAGGTTGCAAATGAAGTTTACAATACAGCTAAGTAGAATCCAAGGAATAGACTCGGCAAGAGACAGTTCGACAAAGAATGGTGTATAAAGAAGAAATGTACACAAACTCATACATAAGAGAGTGTACAAATCAGCCTTATATGGAAGCAGTTTTAGGGCCATCGTATTCAAAGGTTTGGTCAATATTATCTTCAGTAGTAAAATTGTGATTTTTGAAGATTGGGGTTAATTCATTTATATTATTAAGATCAGGATTTAAAAGAAGATCTTGATTCTTATGTATAATTTCATTCTCTTTTCTGTGATTAAAAAGACCAAAGTACATATCCTGTTTATTAAAATTCTCGCTACTATAAACAGGGTTATACTTCCAATAAATAAGAGACTTTACTGGATTTCTCATGTGTGTTTTTAAGTCAAAATATCGCTTAAATATTGAAGACCAAGAATTCCATCTTTCTTTACATTTAAAAGAAATTTCTGTGAGTTGGTCAGGTGTCATTTGCTTAGGCTTAAATGAGCAGTGATTAAAGCGGTATTCTGGGTGCAGCCACCATTTTCCATCGTAAAGAAGTCTATTTTCTTCCTGAAGCTTTTTGTACATAGGTGTTCCCGGGTAGGGGACAAGAATATTGAAAGCAGCAAAACAAAACTTCTTATCAATGGCATAGTCAACAGTGTCCATTATAGATTCAAGAGTGTCATGGTCGTATCCAAGGGTAAATGCAGCCCATGTCTGTAGACCAAAATTTCTAATTATTTCAACTTCTTTATCGTACTTGTTAAAGTCTTTTCTAAATGAATTAGGCGCTTTTCTTAGTTGTTTGGCGTTGTTTGGATTTATCGTTTCAAATCCAATAACATTTCCCATACATCCACTTTTAACTAGTAATTCCATTAATTCAGGATCTTTACTCATGTCCATTGAGCCTTGAGATACCCACCTTATTTTTAGAGGAATTAGTTTTCGACATAGCTCTTTTAACGCTTCAAAATCTGCACAAATATTATCATCAACAAAGAAAATTATATGTTGTTTCATAGTTTTTAATTCATCGAGAACTTTATCAAGATCTCTGGTGAATTGTTGTTTTTTAAAGTAAGAAGAGATAGCACAGAAGCTGCAAGCAAATTTGCACCCTCGACCAAACTGAATTAGTCCTACATTTAAATATTTTTTTGAGTCGTAAACAGATCTGTCTGGAGCGAATTCATTCGCTTGTGGGGCTCCCACAATAGATTTATAATGCTTTCTTAATTTTTTATATTCTTTAAAGTCTTCTAAGACCTTGGCCCATATCCAACCAGCATCTCCAGTTACTATCGAGTCACAGTATTGACTAGCTTCTTCAGGTAATAAGGTCACATGCATGCCACCCATTACAACAGGAATACCTCTTTTTCTATATTCAGTTGCTATTTCATAGGCCCTACGTGCTGTATAGGTTTCAACTGTAATTCCTACAAGGTCCGTTTTTAGATCATAATCAATTTCTTCAAATCTATCATCAAAGACTGTAACTTCATGTTCATCAGGTGTCATTCCTGCTAGCACGGCAAGCTGAAGAGGCTCCATTCTACCTTCATCAATATAGAATGAGTCTTCTTGTCTTCCAATTCTTGGCTTAATAAAAGTTATTTTCACAATTCGCCCATTGTCTGTGAGTTAATGATTAATGGACTATTCCTATCACTAAGATAGCTTCCATGTTTTTTTCTAATCTCATGTCTTGTAACAATATTTGCAGCAAGAAATGTTCCCGCATGATAAATGCTAGAAAAATTACTTTTAATATCAACTGCTCTTTTAAATATATTACTATATTTATTAAATTCTGTACGGGCCCAATAACAGCCATCTGTGAGTTCTTTAGCTGTATAATTCTTTGGGTGAAAATGTGCGTGACCGTATTGATATTCAGGATCTAACCACCAAGGGTCATTTATAAGTCGACCTTCATTCTTTAATCTATTGTAGAGAGCTGCTCCTGGGGTTGGAGTGAGTGGGTTGAAATTCGCTAAGAAAAACTTATTTTCAATTGAAAATTCGAGGTTGGTTTTGAATGTGTCTAAAGTGTCAGTATCATAACCATGAACAAAAGTTCCGTAAATCATAATCCCATGATCTCGAAATGTTTTGATGGCCTTTTCGTAACCACCATATCTGAGATTCCAACCTTTTCTCATTTTATTTAAGCTTTGAATATCTAATGATTCAAAACCTACCACTACAGACATACAACCACTGTCGCGCATAAGTTTCATTAATTCTGGATCATTTGTAACATCAATACTTACTTGCCCAGACCATCGAATATTTAAAGGTATAAGTGCCTTGAAGAATTCGATGGCCTGTTTCTTGTAACTAAAAATATTATCATCAACTATGAAAAGTTGCTTATATTTTAATTTTTCAATCTCTGCGA contains these protein-coding regions:
- a CDS encoding B12-binding domain-containing radical SAM protein, whose protein sequence is MKITFIKPRIGRQEDSFYIDEGRMEPLQLAVLAGMTPDEHEVTVFDDRFEEIDYDLKTDLVGITVETYTARRAYEIATEYRKRGIPVVMGGMHVTLLPEEASQYCDSIVTGDAGWIWAKVLEDFKEYKKLRKHYKSIVGAPQANEFAPDRSVYDSKKYLNVGLIQFGRGCKFACSFCAISSYFKKQQFTRDLDKVLDELKTMKQHIIFFVDDNICADFEALKELCRKLIPLKIRWVSQGSMDMSKDPELMELLVKSGCMGNVIGFETINPNNAKQLRKAPNSFRKDFNKYDKEVEIIRNFGLQTWAAFTLGYDHDTLESIMDTVDYAIDKKFCFAAFNILVPYPGTPMYKKLQEENRLLYDGKWWLHPEYRFNHCSFKPKQMTPDQLTEISFKCKERWNSWSSIFKRYFDLKTHMRNPVKSLIYWKYNPVYSSENFNKQDMYFGLFNHRKENEIIHKNQDLLLNPDLNNINELTPIFKNHNFTTEDNIDQTFEYDGPKTASI
- a CDS encoding B12-binding domain-containing radical SAM protein — protein: MHVTFIRPSMTDHNAKDALEPLAIAMLASYSPEGTEHSFYDNRIEPIPYDTPTDLVAITVETYTARRAYQIALEYKKRGVPIVMGGYHVTFLPDEALQYCDSVVIGDAEETWPQLISDAKNGRLKERYITTNTKPLCGIRPDRTIFKGKKYGPIHMVQYGRGCRYNCDFCSIKTFYKDYLGQRPVHDVIAEIEKLKYKQLFIVDDNIFSYKKQAIEFFKALIPLNIRWSGQVSIDVTNDPELMKLMRDSGCMSVVVGFESLDIQSLNKMRKGWNLRYGGYEKAIKTFRDHGIMIYGTFVHGYDTDTLDTFKTNLEFSIENKFFLANFNPLTPTPGAALYNRLKNEGRLINDPWWLDPEYQYGHAHFHPKNYTAKELTDGCYWARTEFNKYSNIFKRAVDIKSNFSSIYHAGTFLAANIVTRHEIRKKHGSYLSDRNSPLIINSQTMGEL
- a CDS encoding fatty acid desaturase; its protein translation is MSLCTFLLYTPFFVELSLAESIPWILLSCIVNFICNLINHNHAHVATFGPKSLNIFFDFWLTINRGASAIFIKVIHNINHHKYEGSEDDWFSPSNEGYGPIPLRPFVYIRKTISRFRIGAKSLYTSMGEKFNFQRRVENFLLVVIILLALFLDWQKFIFYVLIPWYFGNMFLVLTNLIFHKNTDPSNRYTLSNNYINPFENLIFLNGGYHTAHHYNPNIHWSLLKKFHDRKIKSNIDKKFIKSSMFGHLIHEYFRV